From one Lycium ferocissimum isolate CSIRO_LF1 chromosome 7, AGI_CSIRO_Lferr_CH_V1, whole genome shotgun sequence genomic stretch:
- the LOC132062829 gene encoding la-related protein 6C, with the protein MAQLQPERVAEECIQEIKTHFEAKDVKKTSSNSNSNKEDSASFKFNVQAPEFVPRSHATTTITTTTTTPISSYFYPYFQYLSGGNATSDWLYVGDQDTLSYIPNQNFSAMLQKDVLPEDVKNKIIKQVEYQLSDMSLLANENLLRQMNKDLEGFVPISSVSATKKIKSLITNQQTLAHALLSSTKLVVSNDGKKVKRRIPFTDKDKEDLQLRTVVAENLPDDHSHHNIEKIFKVAGSVKTIRVCHPQDPNLSRARGDIGISNKLHALIEFENPEAAERAVEKLNDERNWRKGLRVRLLLRRSPKSVLKSRKSEFDCFDDEDGLPSEDSDSNNVEDGVGSAKKSWNKGRGKLRMRPQIHGGRGLLAALPQCSSGSSLSEGPVRQVTKGPRMPDGTRGFTMGRGKPLTTTVISGVHVA; encoded by the exons ATGGCACAATTGCAACCTGAGAGAGTTGCTGAAGAATgtattcaagaaattaaaacacATTTTGAGGCTAAGGATGTTAAGAAAACAagtagtaatagtaatagtaataaggAGGATAGtgcctctttcaaattcaatgtCCAAGCCCCTGAATTTGTACCAAGATCTCATGctactactactattactactactactacaacCCCAATTTCAAGTTACTTTTACCCATATTTCCAGTATCTTTCTGGGGGTAATGCTACTTCTGATTGGTTATATGTGGGTGATCAAGACACTCTTTCCTAtattccaaatcaaaatttctCTGCTATGCTTCAAAAAGATGTCCTTCCAGAAGATGTCAAGAACAAGATCATTAAACAG GTTGAATACCAACTTAGCGACATGAGCTTGCTGGCAAATGAGAACCTATTGAGACAGATGAATAAGGACCTTGAAGGCTTTG TCCCAATTTCCTCTGTTTCGGCTACAAAGAAAATCAAGTCTCTCATCACCAACCAACAGACACTTGCTCATGCCCTCCTGTCCTCTACAAAGCTG GTTGTAAGCAATGATGGCAAGAAGGTTAAAAGAAGAATTCCATTTACTGACAAGGATAAAGAGGATTTGCAG TTACGCACAGTTGTTGCGGAGAATTTACCAGATGATCACTCTCATCACAACATTGAGAAAATATTCAAGGTAGCTGGAAG TGTCAAAACCATCCGCGTATGCCATCCCCAGGATCCAAACTTGTCGCGTGCTAGAGGAGACATTGGCATTAGCAACAAG CTCCATGCACTGATTGAGTTTGAGAATCCTGAAGCAGCTGAGAGAGCA GTCGAGAAGTTAAATGATGAAAGGAACTGGAGAAAAGGCCTACGAGTGAGATTGCTCCTCAGACGTTCA CCAAAGTCTGTTCTAAAGAGCAGGAAATCGGAATTTGATTGTTTTGATGATGAAGATGGACTGCCCTCTGAAGACTCTGATAGCAATAAT GTTGAAGATGGAGTAGGATCAGCCAAGAAATCATGGAACAAAGGGCGTGGGAAATTAAGAATGCGTCCTCAAATTCATGGTGGTCGGGGCCTACTTGCCGCACTTCCACAATGCAGCAGCGGGTCGAGCCTAAGTGAAGGACCAGTGAGACAGGTTACAAAAGGGCCAAGAATGCCCGATGGAACGAGAGGTTTCACCATGGGAAGAGGGAAGCCTCTTACAACTACTGTTATATCCGGAGTACATGTTGCCTAA
- the LOC132064909 gene encoding transcription factor HHO6 produces MGSIGPPPELSLDCKPTFIPTSITDFLRQLSLIHNVPDKLSQIDDYITRLEDEMRKIDAFKRELPLCVLLVKDAIVALRAESAHYRKSRKEPVLEEFIPLKKSSNEDTKAEIIKDKDNSREKMSWMSSVQLWNGDQNTDEANNKQRSKSELKLDTQRSPEEGNSSVTEDPFQSCKAMNTGKAFSPFKGLSSFSVTAVRKDNKDELPGVPGLSLHTPGITKLREDTVTSGLNTKHNGSGGGLSSVAGCQSNVIRTGSLAQQQSASRKQRRCWSPELHRRFVDALQQLGGSQVATPKQIRELMQVDGLTNDEVKSHLQKYRLHTRRIPNTQAQSANQSGVTLGNLWMSQGQYGESSKQSSSQSGSPQGPLHLGGSSRGTSTTLCDSMEEEDDVKSESHSWKNHAHTSGKIDV; encoded by the exons ATGGGTTCGATCGGGCCACCACCAGAATTAAGCTTAGATTGCAAACCTACTTTCATTCCCACATCTATTACTGATTTTCTTAGACAACTCTCTTTGATCCATAACGTACCTGATAAACTCTCACAAATTGATGATTATATTACCAGActtgaagatgaaatgaggAAAATTGATGCTTTTAAACGCGAGCTTCCCCTTTGTGTCCTTCTTGTTAAAGATG CTATAGTAGCTCTGAGAGCAGAATCAGCGCATTATAGAAAATCCAGAAAAGAACCAGTATTGGAAGAATTCATTCCACTGAAGAAGAGTTCTAATGAAGATACTAAAGCTGAAATCATTAAAGATAAGGATAATAGTAGAGAAAAGATGAGTTGGATGAGCTCTGTGCAGCTCTGGAACGGTGATCAAAATACTGATGAAGCGAATAATAAACAACGATCCAAATCAGAATTGAAACTG GATACTCAAAGATCGCCTGAAGAAGGAAATAGTTCAGTAACTGAGGATCCATTCCAATCATGTAAAGCCATGAATACTGGAAAGGCATTTTCACCTTTCAAGGGGCTTTCTAGTTTCTCAGTGACAGCGGTTAGGAAGGACAATAAAGATGAACTACCAGGAGTACCAGGATTATCACTTCATACTCCTGGAATTACGAAGCTGAGGGAGGATACTGTGACTAGTGGTTTGAATACGAAACATAATGGTAGCGGAGGTGGATTATCTAGTGTAGCTGGTTGCCAATCTAATGTAATAAGGACTGGATCACTGGCTCAACAGCAGTCTGCTAGTAGAAAGCAAAGAAGATGCTGGTCACCAGAATTGCATAGGCGATTTGTTGATGCACTCCAACAACTTGGTGGTTCACAAG TTGCAACTCCTAAGCAGATTAGAGAGCTTATGCAAGTGGATGGCTTAACCAATGATGAAGTAAAGAGTCATTTGCAG AAATATCGGCTTCATACACGAAGAATTCCAAATACACAGGCTCAATCAGCAAATCAGTCTGGTGTAACTCTGGGAAATTTATGGATGTCCCAAGGCCAATACGGAGAATCCTCAAAGCAGAGCAGTTCCCAATCTGGTTCCCCTCAGGGTCCTCTACACCTGGGTGGGAGTTCCCGAGGTACTTCCACGACTTTGTGTGATAGCATGGAAGAAGAAGACGATGTAAAATCCGAGAGTCACAGCTGGAAAAATCACGCTCACACCTCTGGAAAGATTGATGTATAG